A genome region from Thermococcus onnurineus NA1 includes the following:
- a CDS encoding fibrillarin-like rRNA/tRNA 2'-O-methyltransferase has protein sequence MKIKKHKFPGVYVFIDEDGSEKIATKNLVPGQKVYGERLIKFEGEEYRVWNPRRSKLGAAILNGLKHFPIKPGSTVLYLGVASGTTASHVSDIVGWEGKVFGVEFSPRVLRELVPIVEERRNIVPILGDATKPEGYRALVPKVDVIFEDVAQPTQAKILIDNAKVFLKSGGYGMISVKSRSIDVTKEPEQVFKEVEKELATYFEVVERLSLEPYEKDHALFVVRKP, from the coding sequence ATGAAGATTAAAAAGCACAAGTTCCCGGGCGTTTACGTCTTCATTGATGAGGACGGGAGCGAGAAGATAGCCACCAAGAACCTCGTCCCCGGCCAGAAGGTCTACGGCGAGAGGCTGATCAAGTTTGAAGGCGAGGAGTACAGGGTCTGGAACCCGAGGAGATCAAAGCTCGGCGCGGCCATACTCAATGGCCTCAAGCACTTCCCGATTAAGCCGGGCTCAACCGTGCTCTACCTCGGTGTGGCGAGCGGAACTACTGCATCCCACGTCAGCGACATAGTCGGCTGGGAGGGCAAGGTCTTTGGAGTGGAGTTCTCGCCGCGCGTTCTCAGGGAGCTCGTTCCGATAGTCGAGGAGAGAAGAAACATAGTCCCGATACTTGGCGATGCAACGAAGCCAGAAGGTTATCGCGCGCTGGTTCCCAAGGTGGACGTCATCTTCGAGGACGTCGCCCAGCCTACGCAGGCGAAGATACTCATCGACAACGCAAAGGTCTTCCTCAAGAGTGGCGGCTACGGAATGATATCCGTCAAGAGCAGGAGCATTGACGTCACCAAGGAACCGGAGCAGGTCTTCAAGGAGGTCGAGAAGGAGCTTGCAACCTACTTCGAGGTCGTCGAGAGGCTTTCGCTTGAGCCCTACGAGAAGGACCACGCGCTCTTCGTGGTCAGGAAACCTTGA
- a CDS encoding hydroxymethylglutaryl-CoA synthase: MRKLLKPVKDVGIVGYGAYVPKYRIKAEEIGRVWGVSSFPIEEKAVPGLDEDALTIGIEAARNALKRARIDPKLIRAVWFGSESKPYAVKPTGTVIAEAIGATPDVSTADFEFACKAGTEALQTAIGFVGSGMADYAMAIGADTAQGRPGDHLEFTAGAGGAAFIVGEKSSETVAYFEGSYSYVTDTPDFWRRQHEHYPRHGNRFTGEPAYFHHIINAAKTLMEELGLTVNDFDYAVFHQPNVKFPLTVAKILGIPKEKVLPGLLTGIIGNTYSGATMVGVSAVLDIAKPGDRILWVSFGSGAGSDAFSIVVQDAIEEKRDLAPKTMDYVNRKKYIDYALYAKARRKYIM; this comes from the coding sequence ATGAGAAAGCTCCTGAAGCCCGTCAAGGACGTCGGTATCGTCGGCTACGGTGCCTACGTTCCAAAGTATAGAATCAAAGCCGAAGAGATAGGAAGAGTCTGGGGAGTTTCGAGCTTCCCGATCGAGGAGAAAGCCGTTCCAGGTCTTGACGAGGATGCACTCACAATTGGAATTGAGGCAGCGAGAAATGCCCTCAAAAGGGCTAGGATAGATCCAAAGCTCATCAGGGCGGTGTGGTTTGGAAGTGAGAGCAAGCCCTATGCGGTCAAGCCAACCGGAACTGTCATAGCCGAGGCAATCGGTGCGACTCCTGACGTTAGCACCGCTGACTTCGAGTTCGCCTGTAAGGCTGGAACCGAGGCTCTCCAGACTGCCATCGGCTTCGTCGGCTCCGGTATGGCAGATTACGCTATGGCCATCGGCGCCGACACGGCCCAGGGAAGGCCCGGCGACCACCTCGAGTTCACCGCCGGCGCTGGAGGCGCCGCTTTCATAGTTGGCGAGAAGAGCAGCGAGACCGTTGCGTATTTTGAGGGAAGCTACTCCTACGTCACCGACACTCCGGACTTCTGGAGGCGCCAGCACGAGCACTATCCGAGGCACGGAAACAGGTTCACCGGAGAGCCGGCTTACTTCCACCACATAATCAACGCCGCCAAGACCCTGATGGAGGAGCTCGGTTTAACCGTTAACGACTTTGACTATGCTGTTTTCCACCAGCCAAACGTCAAATTCCCGCTTACCGTCGCGAAGATACTTGGAATTCCGAAGGAGAAAGTCCTCCCGGGACTGCTCACTGGAATAATCGGAAATACATACAGCGGCGCCACGATGGTCGGTGTTTCTGCCGTTCTCGACATCGCCAAGCCTGGCGACAGGATTCTGTGGGTATCCTTTGGTTCTGGAGCCGGAAGCGACGCCTTCAGCATCGTTGTACAGGACGCCATAGAAGAGAAGCGCGACCTCGCGCCGAAGACCATGGACTACGTGAACAGGAAGAAGTACATCGACTATGCCCTCTACGCAAAGGCGAGAAGGAAGTATATAATGTGA
- a CDS encoding thiolase domain-containing protein: MEKAVIIGAGMTPVGEHWKLALRDLAVEAILKAMEDAGIDSVDSLYVANMISGPLVEQENLGALIADWAGLGNIPAVKIEAACASGGAAVQEGVKAVLSGLEDVVVVVGVEKMTDAWPSDTTRYLAYAADAEWELFHGASFVALNALIMRYYMKTYGYTEEDLALFAVNAHANGAKNPYAMFKKPIKVETVLKSPYVADPLKLFDASPVCDGAAALIITTPDKAKELGVPKEKWVEVAGIGRAIDTINLANREDLLDLKAARVAAQRAYKMAGVEPKDIDFFEVHDAFTVMAALSLEALGAAERGKGAQLAKEGQIAIDADYPIQTMGGLKARGHPVGATGVYQTVEAVLQLRGEAPTQVPDAEIGLTQNIGGTGSNITVNILRRV, from the coding sequence ATGGAAAAGGCCGTCATAATCGGTGCCGGAATGACTCCCGTTGGGGAACACTGGAAGCTTGCCCTTCGCGATCTGGCCGTTGAGGCGATCCTCAAGGCCATGGAGGACGCTGGAATCGACAGTGTTGATTCCCTCTACGTTGCAAATATGATTTCAGGACCGCTCGTCGAGCAGGAAAACCTTGGTGCGCTCATAGCCGACTGGGCTGGCCTGGGCAACATCCCAGCTGTTAAAATCGAGGCAGCATGTGCCTCCGGCGGTGCTGCAGTACAGGAAGGAGTTAAGGCCGTTCTAAGCGGTCTCGAGGACGTAGTTGTCGTCGTCGGCGTTGAGAAGATGACCGACGCTTGGCCAAGCGATACCACCAGATATCTCGCCTACGCCGCTGACGCCGAGTGGGAGCTCTTCCATGGGGCCAGCTTCGTCGCCCTTAACGCGCTCATCATGCGCTATTACATGAAGACTTACGGCTACACCGAGGAGGATCTGGCCTTATTCGCAGTTAATGCTCACGCCAACGGTGCTAAGAACCCTTACGCAATGTTCAAGAAACCAATAAAGGTTGAGACTGTCCTCAAGAGTCCTTATGTGGCGGACCCGCTCAAGCTCTTTGACGCGTCCCCTGTCTGCGACGGTGCCGCGGCCCTGATAATCACCACGCCTGATAAAGCGAAGGAGCTAGGTGTTCCTAAGGAGAAGTGGGTCGAGGTTGCCGGAATAGGAAGGGCCATCGATACCATAAATCTTGCCAACAGGGAGGATCTGCTCGACCTCAAAGCTGCAAGGGTAGCCGCCCAGAGGGCATACAAGATGGCGGGCGTCGAGCCAAAGGACATAGACTTCTTCGAGGTTCACGATGCATTCACGGTTATGGCCGCTTTAAGCTTGGAAGCCCTCGGAGCCGCAGAGCGTGGTAAGGGTGCCCAGCTCGCAAAGGAGGGCCAGATAGCCATCGACGCAGATTATCCAATACAAACAATGGGTGGGCTAAAGGCCAGGGGACACCCAGTCGGAGCGACCGGCGTTTACCAGACGGTCGAAGCGGTTCTCCAGCTGCGCGGAGAAGCGCCGACTCAGGTGCCTGACGCCGAGATAGGCCTGACCCAGAACATAGGTGGAACAGGTTCGAACATAACTGTTAACATCCTGAGGAGGGTCTGA
- a CDS encoding Zn-ribbon domain-containing OB-fold protein yields MARPMQVSRHWRHFREKYRLIGSKCENGHVHFPKRSICPVCGSRNIEEIELSGKGKVLSWTIVRNPPSGFEYYKPYPLALIELEEGITVLAQLTDVDPEEIDFGMEVEVVTKKIREFEEDGIILYGYKFRPPIK; encoded by the coding sequence ATGGCGAGGCCAATGCAGGTTTCGAGGCACTGGAGGCACTTCCGTGAGAAGTACAGACTCATCGGCAGTAAGTGTGAGAACGGCCACGTTCACTTCCCGAAGAGGAGCATCTGTCCAGTCTGCGGCTCGAGGAACATCGAGGAGATTGAGCTCAGCGGCAAGGGTAAGGTCCTAAGCTGGACCATCGTTAGGAACCCGCCGAGCGGCTTCGAGTACTACAAACCCTATCCGCTCGCCCTTATCGAGCTCGAGGAGGGGATAACAGTTCTCGCCCAGCTGACAGACGTCGATCCCGAGGAGATTGACTTCGGCATGGAGGTCGAGGTCGTCACCAAGAAGATAAGGGAGTTCGAGGAGGACGGAATAATCCTCTACGGCTACAAGTTCAGGCCGCCTATTAAGTGA
- a CDS encoding GNAT family N-acetyltransferase, with translation MSKVRIEKLQKLDQETLERLIEIYMSGYEGMREYGGEGESYAKRYLRWCWNKAKDGFFVAKVGDEIAGFIVCDNDWYSKYEGRTVGAIHEFVVDKRFQGHGIGHKLMEKCLEYLSRYNDRIELWVGEKNEKAMKFYEDCGFRRVEQSGIWVRMVKDIRKDDKGKRES, from the coding sequence ATGAGTAAGGTAAGGATAGAGAAGCTGCAAAAGCTCGATCAGGAGACCCTTGAGAGGCTGATAGAGATATACATGAGCGGCTACGAGGGTATGCGAGAGTACGGTGGTGAGGGTGAGAGTTACGCCAAGCGTTACCTTCGCTGGTGCTGGAACAAAGCCAAGGACGGCTTCTTTGTTGCCAAAGTCGGCGACGAGATAGCCGGCTTTATCGTCTGTGACAATGACTGGTACAGCAAGTACGAGGGGAGGACCGTTGGAGCTATCCACGAGTTCGTCGTTGACAAGCGCTTTCAGGGGCACGGAATCGGGCACAAGCTGATGGAAAAGTGCCTCGAATACTTGAGCAGGTACAACGACAGGATAGAGCTCTGGGTGGGCGAGAAGAACGAGAAGGCCATGAAATTCTACGAGGACTGCGGCTTCAGAAGGGTAGAGCAGAGCGGGATATGGGTTCGAATGGTAAAGGACATTCGAAAGGATGATAAAGGGAAGAGAGAGAGCTAA
- a CDS encoding multiprotein bridging factor aMBF1, whose translation MAKAKPKYCEICGAPIRGPGHRIRLEGAEVLVCDRCYEKYGRKKAGFSIMPTGRQPVRRTYSRPKPKPAPKPRTERPLYTEEIVEDFAERVYRAIQRSGKSYEELSHEIGLSMKDLRAIAHGYREPTIKEAKKLEKYFKITLIERVEEEVKEKVTIPKDYEPTLGDIANIKIRKRKK comes from the coding sequence ATGGCGAAGGCTAAGCCGAAGTACTGCGAGATATGCGGCGCGCCCATAAGGGGTCCAGGTCACAGGATAAGGCTCGAAGGAGCCGAGGTTCTCGTCTGCGACCGCTGTTATGAGAAGTATGGAAGGAAAAAGGCAGGCTTCAGCATAATGCCCACGGGCAGGCAGCCAGTCAGGAGGACCTACTCACGGCCAAAACCCAAGCCGGCTCCCAAGCCGAGGACGGAAAGACCTCTTTACACAGAGGAGATAGTCGAGGACTTCGCTGAGAGGGTTTACAGGGCCATACAGCGCTCGGGCAAGAGCTACGAGGAGCTTTCGCATGAAATTGGCCTTTCGATGAAGGACCTGCGCGCGATAGCCCACGGCTACCGTGAGCCCACGATAAAGGAAGCGAAGAAGCTTGAGAAGTACTTCAAGATAACACTCATCGAGAGAGTTGAAGAAGAAGTTAAAGAGAAGGTCACAATTCCAAAGGACTACGAACCGACACTTGGTGATATAGCCAACATCAAGATTCGGAAGAGGAAGAAGTGA
- a CDS encoding DUF356 domain-containing protein has translation MRNTMVLVRTDNFQKASIALADLVRYGGMKIRGDPRIIPPVLSDWAFEKISGEKPRKKFRAHVIAQIDLPPAKAIGRLMDIHPPAHILVIPPDTEVWEELIRMWGTFEKLKGFHPPKRTKAEKLKKKREEDLEEF, from the coding sequence ATGAGAAACACGATGGTATTGGTAAGGACTGACAACTTTCAGAAGGCCAGCATAGCACTGGCCGACCTCGTCCGCTACGGCGGCATGAAGATAAGGGGGGATCCGAGGATAATACCTCCCGTACTCTCTGATTGGGCGTTTGAGAAGATAAGCGGTGAGAAGCCGAGGAAAAAGTTCAGGGCCCACGTGATAGCGCAGATAGATTTGCCTCCAGCTAAGGCGATAGGCAGGCTGATGGATATTCATCCACCTGCTCACATTCTGGTTATTCCCCCCGATACAGAGGTCTGGGAGGAGTTAATTCGTATGTGGGGAACCTTCGAGAAGCTCAAAGGCTTCCACCCGCCGAAGAGAACGAAGGCTGAGAAGCTCAAGAAGAAGAGGGAGGAAGATCTGGAGGAGTTCTAA
- a CDS encoding DUF505 family protein has product MKLLRERQLADENSVNDLSRELLQIYRESHPIVYLTPEIVSFLRGMPKIGTLDELVNYKNSKLYEDNLVNALQATRLLLISPATESGRAFTTTPADKLALRAASMIPVFAGTIILRKEDFEALKAGKRSEGSDAQASPMRKESPNSVRPSWRPTRPWEGLRRRYCPFTCLQTSSKFSRR; this is encoded by the coding sequence ATGAAGCTCCTCAGGGAGAGGCAACTCGCCGACGAGAACAGTGTCAACGACCTCAGCAGAGAACTTCTCCAGATATACCGCGAGAGCCACCCGATAGTCTACCTCACACCCGAGATAGTCTCCTTCCTGAGAGGGATGCCCAAGATTGGAACACTCGACGAGCTGGTGAACTACAAGAACTCGAAGCTCTACGAGGACAACCTCGTCAATGCACTGCAGGCCACGAGACTGCTCCTGATTTCGCCGGCAACGGAGAGTGGTAGAGCCTTCACCACAACACCGGCTGACAAGCTCGCACTCAGGGCCGCAAGCATGATTCCCGTCTTCGCCGGGACTATAATCCTGAGGAAAGAAGATTTTGAAGCTCTCAAGGCCGGAAAGAGGAGTGAGGGCAGCGATGCCCAGGCTTCACCGATGAGAAAGGAATCACCGAATTCGGTAAGACCGTCATGGAGACCTACGAGGCCATGGGAAGGGTTGAGGAGAAGGTACTGCCCATTTACCTGCTTGCAGACGAGCTCAAAGTTCTCAAGGCGATAG
- a CDS encoding DUF505 family protein has protein sequence METYEAMGRVEEKVLPIYLLADELKVLKAIAEIEKKHEANPEILPTYTEIEKLAKVDDLGAILHLLESKELLERKFMKNKDTYWLTEWGREAKEFGVVDTRRTRSTSLRST, from the coding sequence ATGGAGACCTACGAGGCCATGGGAAGGGTTGAGGAGAAGGTACTGCCCATTTACCTGCTTGCAGACGAGCTCAAAGTTCTCAAGGCGATAGCAGAGATAGAGAAGAAGCACGAGGCCAACCCAGAGATACTGCCCACCTACACCGAGATCGAGAAGCTTGCCAAGGTCGATGATCTCGGAGCCATACTTCACCTGCTCGAATCAAAGGAACTCCTCGAGAGAAAGTTCATGAAGAACAAAGACACCTACTGGTTAACAGAGTGGGGCAGAGAAGCCAAGGAGTTCGGCGTTGTAGATACAAGAAGGACGAGATCGACGTCATTAAGAAGTACCTAA
- a CDS encoding DUF505 family protein: MGQRSQGVRRCRYKKDEIDVIKKYLSLSDEEIKKVLTMLRALGFLGENSLTEAGKVLVEAYL, encoded by the coding sequence GTGGGGCAGAGAAGCCAAGGAGTTCGGCGTTGTAGATACAAGAAGGACGAGATCGACGTCATTAAGAAGTACCTAAGCCTCAGCGATGAGGAGATAAAGAAAGTCCTAACAATGCTGAGGGCACTTGGATTCCTCGGCGAGAATAGCCTCACAGAGGCTGGAAAGGTGCTTGTCGAGGCTTACCTATGA
- a CDS encoding TATA-box-binding protein, protein MVDMSNVKLRIENIVASVDLFTQLNLEKVIEICPNSKYNPEEFPGIICRFEEPKVALLIFSSGKLVVTGAKSVEDIERAVNKLIQMLKRIGAKFQRAPQIDIQNMVFSGDIGMEFNLDAVALSLPNCEYEPEQFPGVIYRVKEPRAVILLFSSGKIVCSGAKSEHDAWEAVRKLLRELEKYGLIEEDEEEEW, encoded by the coding sequence TTGGTCGACATGAGCAATGTAAAGCTCAGGATTGAGAATATTGTCGCTTCTGTGGACTTATTCACTCAACTCAACCTTGAGAAGGTCATCGAAATATGCCCCAATTCCAAGTACAATCCCGAAGAGTTCCCTGGAATAATATGCCGCTTCGAGGAGCCGAAGGTGGCCCTGCTAATATTCAGCTCCGGCAAGCTCGTCGTCACCGGTGCCAAGAGCGTCGAGGACATCGAGAGGGCTGTCAACAAGCTCATCCAGATGCTCAAGCGTATAGGTGCCAAGTTCCAGCGCGCGCCGCAGATAGACATCCAGAACATGGTCTTCAGCGGCGATATAGGAATGGAGTTCAACCTCGATGCCGTTGCTCTGAGCCTGCCCAACTGTGAGTACGAGCCCGAGCAGTTCCCGGGCGTTATCTACCGCGTTAAGGAGCCAAGAGCCGTTATACTGCTCTTCTCCTCAGGAAAGATAGTCTGCTCTGGAGCCAAGAGCGAGCACGACGCCTGGGAGGCTGTTAGGAAGCTCCTCAGGGAGCTTGAGAAGTACGGGCTCATCGAGGAAGACGAAGAGGAAGAATGGTAA
- a CDS encoding histone deacetylase family protein gives MVSPWRTRALPAYEVLYSPIFREHRPKEYHPENPSRLEYAIEGLKEHNLWINVREPEDTTITELLKVHGREHVELIRKLSTGFDYLDPDTYVSPGTWEAALKALGASKEVALSAMEKKGLYLALVRPPGHHAGKDGRAFNAPSLGFCIFNNAAFAAYTLKELKGKVVIVDFDAHHGNGTQEIFWNDPNIIHIDIHERDIYPWSGYEHDIGGRDAKGTKINIPMPHYSTDDDYIFAWREVVLPILEEIKPEVVLVSAGFDGFRGEYLTMLRLTERFFRYAGSTLSRYSLAVILEGGYNVGLKKGLPAFIESYLNEKDVEEIAHPGYEAIKTVESVVEIQREWWGI, from the coding sequence ATGGTAAGCCCTTGGAGGACGCGGGCCTTGCCCGCCTATGAAGTTTTGTACTCTCCCATTTTCCGTGAACACAGGCCAAAAGAGTACCATCCCGAAAATCCGAGCAGACTTGAGTACGCAATCGAGGGACTTAAAGAGCACAACCTATGGATCAACGTGAGGGAGCCGGAGGACACGACCATAACCGAACTTCTTAAAGTTCACGGACGCGAACACGTTGAACTCATTAGAAAACTGAGCACAGGTTTTGACTACCTCGATCCCGATACCTACGTTTCCCCTGGAACCTGGGAGGCGGCTTTGAAGGCGTTAGGGGCTTCAAAAGAGGTCGCTCTATCCGCCATGGAGAAGAAAGGCCTTTATCTTGCCCTAGTTAGACCGCCCGGGCACCACGCAGGCAAAGACGGCAGGGCCTTCAACGCCCCTTCTTTAGGCTTCTGCATATTCAACAACGCTGCATTCGCCGCATACACTCTGAAGGAACTCAAAGGAAAGGTCGTTATCGTAGACTTCGATGCCCACCACGGCAACGGCACTCAGGAGATATTCTGGAACGACCCGAACATAATCCACATAGACATTCACGAGCGCGACATCTATCCATGGAGCGGTTACGAGCACGACATCGGCGGCAGAGATGCAAAAGGAACAAAAATAAACATACCCATGCCGCATTACTCTACTGATGACGACTACATCTTCGCCTGGAGAGAGGTCGTACTGCCGATCCTTGAGGAAATCAAACCGGAGGTCGTTTTAGTATCTGCAGGCTTTGATGGCTTTCGCGGCGAGTACCTCACGATGCTCAGACTAACGGAAAGGTTCTTCCGCTATGCGGGCTCAACGCTGTCCAGGTACTCCCTCGCTGTAATCCTCGAGGGTGGCTACAACGTTGGGCTGAAGAAAGGTCTGCCTGCCTTCATAGAGAGCTATTTAAACGAGAAAGACGTCGAAGAAATCGCCCATCCAGGCTACGAAGCAATAAAAACTGTGGAGAGTGTGGTAGAAATACAGAGGGAGTGGTGGGGGATTTAA
- a CDS encoding indolepyruvate oxidoreductase subunit beta, with amino-acid sequence MREYNIVITGVGGQGILTAANLLGWAALHAGYKVRVGEVHGMSQRFGSVIAYVRFGEDVYGAMVPEGKADVILSFEPVEALRYINYLKKGGLVFTNARPIPPVQVSMGLAKYPSLEEIKKVVEEDFEAKFMAFDAEELAMKAGNVITTNVVLIGALTQTPGFPLDAEHVKEVIRVSVPPKAVEVNMKAFDLGVQAAKEMLGL; translated from the coding sequence ATGAGGGAGTACAACATCGTTATCACTGGAGTTGGCGGCCAGGGTATCCTCACTGCCGCCAACCTTCTTGGTTGGGCCGCCCTCCACGCCGGCTACAAAGTGAGAGTTGGTGAGGTTCACGGCATGAGCCAGCGCTTCGGTAGCGTTATCGCTTACGTCCGCTTCGGCGAGGACGTTTATGGCGCAATGGTTCCTGAAGGAAAGGCCGATGTTATCCTAAGCTTCGAGCCGGTTGAGGCTCTCCGCTACATCAACTACCTCAAGAAGGGTGGCCTGGTCTTCACCAACGCGAGGCCGATTCCGCCGGTTCAGGTCTCCATGGGCCTCGCCAAGTACCCGAGTCTCGAGGAGATAAAGAAGGTCGTCGAGGAGGACTTTGAGGCCAAGTTCATGGCTTTCGACGCCGAAGAGCTCGCCATGAAGGCCGGCAACGTCATCACCACGAATGTCGTCCTCATCGGCGCACTGACCCAGACACCGGGCTTTCCGCTCGACGCCGAGCACGTCAAGGAAGTCATTCGCGTAAGCGTCCCGCCGAAAGCCGTTGAGGTCAACATGAAGGCCTTCGACCTCGGAGTCCAGGCGGCAAAAGAGATGCTGGGGCTTTGA
- the iorA gene encoding indolepyruvate ferredoxin oxidoreductase subunit alpha → MAKVTDIVLWDKPGEKVILLGNQAIARGALEANIAVFAAYPGTPSSELTDTMAMVAKKAGVYMEYSTNEKVAFETALSAAWAGLRAMTAMKHVGLNVAADTFMSAVGMGVEGGFVIMVADDPSMWSSQNEQDTRVYAKFANVPVLEPISPHEAKEMTKYAFELSEKFKHFVILRTTTRSSHARGDVVLGELPEEIKTGKRKFGEFKKDPSRFVDVPANARRFHPQILEKIEKIREELNNCPFNWIEGKEDAKVGIIAPGLSYAYVKEALAWLGIEDVKILKLGTPFPVPYGLLEKFIDGLEKVLIVEELEPVVEEQVKTWAYDKGLTIPIHGKDLVPRIYEMTTRRAVEAIAKFLGLETPIDFAELDEKYKKVSEMVPPRPPSLCPACPHRNTFYAIKKAATPRAIFPSDIGCYTLGVLPPLKAVDTTVAMGGSIGVAHGLSIALNGSVAEDEHKEGKEKKVIVATIGDSTFFHTGLPALANAIYNRSNVVIVVVDNLVTAMTGDQPNPGTGDTPHGPGKQIKIEEVARALGADFVAVVDPYDIKATTETIKKALQVEGVSVVVSRRVCALHRIGELRRAGIKWPLYQVNEEKCTGCKICINAYGCPAIYWDAESGKAKVDPLMCWGCGGCAQVCPFDAFEKVREGEL, encoded by the coding sequence ATGGCGAAGGTTACCGACATAGTGTTGTGGGACAAGCCCGGGGAGAAGGTTATCCTCCTCGGTAACCAGGCCATAGCCAGAGGAGCACTTGAGGCCAACATAGCGGTTTTCGCGGCATATCCTGGAACTCCAAGCTCAGAGCTTACCGACACCATGGCCATGGTTGCTAAAAAGGCCGGTGTTTACATGGAGTACTCGACCAACGAGAAGGTTGCCTTTGAGACCGCTTTGAGCGCCGCCTGGGCTGGATTGAGGGCTATGACGGCAATGAAGCACGTTGGTTTGAACGTCGCTGCTGACACCTTCATGAGCGCCGTCGGAATGGGTGTCGAGGGCGGCTTCGTCATAATGGTGGCGGATGACCCAAGCATGTGGAGCAGCCAGAACGAGCAGGATACCCGTGTTTACGCTAAGTTCGCCAACGTCCCGGTTCTCGAGCCGATTTCACCGCATGAAGCCAAGGAGATGACGAAGTACGCCTTCGAGCTGAGCGAGAAGTTTAAGCATTTCGTTATCCTCAGAACCACCACCAGAAGCTCCCACGCGAGGGGAGATGTTGTTCTCGGCGAGCTTCCAGAGGAAATAAAGACCGGTAAGAGGAAGTTCGGTGAGTTTAAGAAGGATCCGAGCAGATTCGTCGATGTTCCAGCCAACGCCAGACGCTTCCACCCGCAGATACTAGAGAAGATCGAGAAGATCCGCGAGGAGCTTAACAACTGCCCATTCAACTGGATAGAGGGTAAGGAAGACGCCAAGGTCGGTATCATAGCTCCCGGTCTGAGCTACGCCTACGTTAAAGAAGCCCTTGCCTGGCTCGGCATCGAAGACGTCAAAATCCTCAAGCTTGGAACGCCCTTCCCTGTTCCCTACGGCCTGCTCGAGAAGTTCATTGACGGCCTTGAGAAGGTTCTCATCGTTGAGGAACTCGAGCCCGTCGTTGAGGAGCAGGTCAAGACCTGGGCCTACGACAAGGGCCTCACCATCCCGATTCACGGCAAGGATCTCGTCCCGAGGATTTACGAGATGACCACGAGGAGGGCCGTCGAGGCCATAGCGAAGTTCCTCGGCCTTGAGACGCCCATAGACTTCGCCGAGCTTGACGAGAAGTATAAGAAAGTTAGTGAGATGGTCCCGCCGAGGCCGCCGAGCCTCTGTCCTGCCTGTCCTCACAGGAACACCTTCTACGCCATAAAGAAGGCCGCGACGCCTAGGGCGATATTCCCGAGCGACATCGGCTGTTACACCCTCGGTGTTCTCCCGCCGCTCAAGGCCGTCGATACAACCGTCGCGATGGGCGGTTCGATCGGAGTTGCCCACGGTCTCAGCATAGCCCTCAACGGTTCTGTCGCTGAGGATGAGCACAAGGAGGGCAAAGAGAAGAAGGTCATCGTGGCAACCATTGGAGACTCGACCTTCTTCCACACGGGACTTCCGGCTCTGGCGAACGCCATCTACAACCGCTCCAACGTCGTCATAGTTGTCGTGGACAACCTCGTCACGGCAATGACCGGCGACCAGCCGAACCCGGGAACGGGCGACACCCCGCACGGACCGGGTAAGCAGATCAAGATCGAAGAGGTCGCCAGGGCACTCGGTGCAGACTTTGTTGCGGTCGTTGACCCCTACGACATAAAAGCCACCACCGAGACCATCAAGAAGGCCCTCCAGGTTGAGGGTGTGAGCGTCGTTGTTTCGAGAAGGGTCTGCGCCCTCCACAGGATCGGCGAGCTCAGAAGGGCCGGAATCAAGTGGCCGCTATACCAGGTCAACGAGGAGAAGTGTACCGGCTGTAAGATATGTATCAACGCCTACGGCTGTCCTGCGATCTACTGGGATGCTGAGAGCGGCAAGGCCAAGGTCGATCCGCTCATGTGCTGGGGCTGTGGCGGATGTGCGCAGGTCTGTCCGTTCGATGCCTTTGAGAAGGTCAGGGAGGGAGAGCTATGA